Part of the Caulifigura coniformis genome, GAAGAGCGTTCGCGGAACGATGATCGGCTTCCGATGCCCCACCTGGGTTGGCACGCTGAATGTCCCCGGCTACCACTGGCACTTCCTGAGCGATGACCGCAAATCGGGCGGCCACGTTCTTGGCTGCCAGTTCCAGAAGGCGACGCTCACTTACGATGAATGCGAGTCGCTGCTGATCCGCATTCCGGAGTCGAAGCGGTTCGATGCCTTCAACGCGGCGGAGATCAAGAAGACCGATATCGACGTGATCGAGCGCCAGCGGGCCGAAGAAGGAAAGAAATAGGCCACGTGTCACGACGGCGTGAGTCCAGGCCTCAGGCCGCTCGACGCACGCTGAAGCCGGGGCCCTTAAAGCAGGTCCCGCAGGTGCAGGTGATGTTTCCCCAGCTTCCCGCCGTAGTTTCCGGCGGTGACCTGAAGCAGGCCGGGATGCTTCACCGCGGCGTGCAGCCCAACTCGCATTGCCTGCTGAACGGCGTCGAAGGAGAGACCATCAATGACGATCTCATAGACGGCGTTCGCTCCTTCAGGCAGTTCCGTTTTCACGAGCGTGCGCAGCGTCGGGCAATAGGCGTCGTTCGTGCTCGCCTTGAGGCCTTTGTACTTCGAGCCGACTTTGCTGCCCGAGCGCACCAGCCCGCCCGGAAACGGCAGGATCACATTCCGGACGGAGCGCATCGCCTCCGCCGCCGCTTCGGTGGCGGCGAGCGTCTCCTCCTGGTTCCTCCCGCAGAACAGCAGGTTCCCGCCGGCGACTCCCGTGATCGTCCCCAGCTTGTGATCGCACAGGAATTCACCGTCCATCACGGGAATCCGCCAGAAGCGCC contains:
- the fhcD gene encoding formylmethanofuran--tetrahydromethanopterin N-formyltransferase is translated as MPQLHGVDIVDTFAEAFSMSATRLIVTAASAKWAKTAADVFTGNATSVIACDCEAGLERVLEPDETPDGRPGVSLLVFAFSRDALGKAVTARVGQCILTCPTTACYNGIEDCPKEKQIGLGEQLRYFGDGFQISKVVGERRFWRIPVMDGEFLCDHKLGTITGVAGGNLLFCGRNQEETLAATEAAAEAMRSVRNVILPFPGGLVRSGSKVGSKYKGLKASTNDAYCPTLRTLVKTELPEGANAVYEIVIDGLSFDAVQQAMRVGLHAAVKHPGLLQVTAGNYGGKLGKHHLHLRDLL